The proteins below come from a single Caldisalinibacter kiritimatiensis genomic window:
- a CDS encoding NAD(P)/FAD-dependent oxidoreductase, producing MELVSENTLWTEINDIPRKFTYLSEDIECDVAIIGGGITGAICGYYFAKAGIDTVIVDKNIVGYGSTSASTSILQYEIDTDLTGLKMMIGEEKATRCFKLCEKAVYDIGSIIDTLDDKCSFTYRDCFYYSKNEAEYKSMKDEYELRKKNGFDVEFLDENSAKNRFSFPVKAGIYSNSGAAEIDPYRFTHALISDALNNGMRIYENTEISKIINKDDYVILSTRNRFKIKAKKVIIATGFEAINYVKEKIVNLYRSFTVVTKPIKSFNGWHNQCIIRDTESPYTYLRATLDNRIIIGGEDLQIKNRGSKLSKLTNSDPISKEKYNTLFNNLKSYFPDINDLEIEYNFNGIFGDTNDSLPYIGEYEGLPNCYFCLGYGANGILYAILGGQMLRDLYLGNPSPDLELFKFNRKSTLQELY from the coding sequence ATGGAATTAGTATCAGAAAATACCCTTTGGACTGAAATAAATGATATACCAAGGAAATTTACATATTTAAGCGAAGATATTGAATGTGATGTTGCTATTATTGGTGGGGGAATAACAGGAGCTATTTGCGGATATTATTTTGCTAAAGCAGGAATTGATACAGTAATTGTAGATAAAAATATTGTAGGGTATGGTAGCACCAGTGCATCAACTTCTATACTTCAATATGAGATAGATACAGATTTGACTGGATTAAAGATGATGATAGGAGAAGAAAAAGCTACAAGGTGTTTTAAATTATGTGAAAAAGCAGTATATGATATAGGGAGTATTATTGATACATTAGATGATAAGTGTAGCTTTACCTATAGAGATTGTTTTTATTATAGTAAAAATGAAGCAGAATATAAAAGTATGAAAGATGAATATGAATTAAGAAAGAAAAATGGTTTTGATGTGGAGTTTTTAGATGAAAACTCAGCAAAAAATAGATTTTCATTTCCAGTAAAAGCAGGGATATATTCAAACAGTGGTGCTGCTGAAATTGACCCATATAGATTTACCCATGCCCTTATATCTGATGCCTTGAATAATGGAATGAGAATTTATGAAAATACTGAAATTTCAAAGATTATTAATAAAGATGATTATGTAATTTTATCTACAAGAAATAGATTTAAAATAAAGGCTAAAAAAGTAATTATAGCAACAGGATTTGAGGCTATAAACTATGTAAAAGAGAAAATAGTTAACCTTTATAGAAGTTTTACAGTAGTTACTAAACCTATAAAGAGCTTTAATGGATGGCATAATCAATGCATTATAAGGGATACAGAATCACCATACACTTATTTAAGAGCAACGTTAGATAATAGAATAATTATCGGTGGAGAGGATTTACAAATAAAAAATAGGGGAAGTAAACTATCTAAATTAACTAATAGCGACCCTATATCAAAGGAAAAATATAATACCCTATTCAATAATTTAAAATCATATTTTCCTGACATCAATGATTTAGAGATAGAATATAATTTTAATGGAATATTTGGTGATACAAATGATAGTTTGCCTTATATCGGAGAATATGAGGGATTACCTAACTGTTATTTTTGTTTAGGATACGGAGCAAATGGTATTCTTTATGCTATATTAGGAGGACAGATGCTAAGGGATTTATATCTAGGAAATCCATCACCTGATTTAGAATTATTTAAATTCAATAGAAAAAGTACATTACAGGAATTATATTGA
- a CDS encoding lysophospholipid acyltransferase family protein: MTKKTRKTSKTFYNFLQLTLGTYLKKSHNIKADTKDIDNLKPPFLLLGNHTNFWDPFYMGIYIDEPVYYVTSDAHFRIRSLRFLLKLIGAIPKTKFLSDLRTVKEIIRVKKNKGIVGIFPEGKRNWDGKTEKILYPTAKLVKMLKIPVVVSLMKGAHLAKPRWAKHSRKGEIFISYKKILTPEEISSLSTDEIYEKLCQALAHDEYEYQKKHMIPFKGKKLAENLELFIFTCPHCKTIGSLKSDDNKFYCTSCGYTTYYNEYGFLDKGSEEFYFNNTRDWNEWQLKNLESIIYNSKDNLEENILQDKKVTLFKGRGLKPLKKFSIGDININHKTFNFISSLGDKLTFELDKINGANVQLNYKLEFYYEKTLYRFIFDDSSVSAYKWVKALEILKKKAEVSKNIPKTTVS, from the coding sequence TTGACTAAAAAAACAAGAAAAACTTCTAAAACATTCTACAACTTTTTACAACTTACCCTTGGTACTTATCTAAAGAAAAGTCACAATATTAAGGCTGATACTAAAGATATAGATAATCTTAAACCACCGTTCTTACTACTCGGTAATCATACTAACTTTTGGGACCCTTTTTATATGGGGATATATATAGACGAGCCTGTATATTATGTAACATCAGATGCCCATTTTAGAATACGTAGCTTAAGATTTTTACTAAAATTGATAGGAGCTATACCAAAAACTAAGTTTTTATCTGACCTTAGAACAGTAAAAGAAATTATTAGAGTGAAAAAAAACAAAGGAATAGTAGGAATTTTCCCTGAAGGTAAAAGAAATTGGGATGGTAAAACAGAAAAAATACTATATCCTACTGCTAAACTTGTTAAAATGCTTAAAATTCCAGTTGTTGTATCTTTAATGAAAGGGGCTCACCTAGCTAAACCAAGATGGGCCAAACATTCACGTAAGGGTGAAATTTTCATTTCATATAAAAAAATATTAACTCCTGAAGAAATTTCGTCTTTATCAACTGATGAAATTTATGAAAAGCTCTGCCAAGCCCTTGCACATGATGAATATGAATATCAAAAGAAACATATGATTCCATTCAAAGGTAAGAAACTAGCAGAAAATCTAGAACTTTTTATATTCACTTGTCCTCATTGTAAGACTATTGGGTCTTTAAAATCTGATGACAACAAATTCTATTGTACAAGCTGTGGATACACTACCTATTATAATGAATACGGGTTCTTAGACAAGGGCTCTGAGGAATTTTATTTTAATAATACACGAGACTGGAATGAATGGCAACTAAAGAACCTTGAAAGCATAATATACAATTCTAAAGATAACTTAGAAGAAAATATTCTACAAGACAAAAAAGTGACACTTTTTAAAGGTCGTGGGCTAAAACCACTTAAGAAATTTTCTATTGGTGACATAAATATAAATCATAAAACCTTTAATTTTATTAGTTCATTAGGAGATAAGTTAACTTTTGAACTAGACAAAATTAATGGAGCAAATGTTCAATTAAATTACAAACTCGAATTTTATTATGAAAAAACTCTTTACAGGTTTATATTTGATGATTCTAGTGTTTCTGCTTATAAGTGGGTAAAAGCTCTAGAAATATTAAAGAAAAAAGCAGAAGTCTCTAAAAACATACCAAAAACAACTGTATCATAA
- a CDS encoding sodium/glutamate symporter produces MDASWSIVVDFTLLSLFLGIATYLKRRVHFLQRFIIPTSMVAGFIGLILGPEVLNIVDLDIQRLGNIVYHLMAIGFIALALKDRNREKNKEVTKTGAYIVSTYLIQGIVGLGVSLILVNTLYPDLFPPFGLLLPLGYGQGPGQAYSIGTQWEQLGFSNGGNIGLSVATLGFLWACIIGILLINFLTHKKKAYKILEPKTTEPKKIYEESEQGDIPLSGSIDRISIQLFLIGIVYLATYLTLRGLSIVLNPLGNFGQTLSQLLWGFHFIIGTIYAILLRVIFDFQKKRGKMTHNYPNNYLLQRISGGAFDFMITASISAISIYTLKEYIVPILLITSLGGLVTVLYTIFLCKKIFKKHILEYIVALYGMLTGTISTGLALLKEVDPNFETPVAENLVLGSAIGLFLGLPLMLILNIPVFAYVSNQPQMYAYTFLAFIGYLSVLYIFVLRRK; encoded by the coding sequence GTGGATGCATCATGGTCAATTGTTGTAGATTTTACTTTATTATCTCTTTTTCTTGGAATAGCTACTTATCTTAAAAGAAGGGTTCATTTTTTACAAAGGTTTATAATACCTACATCTATGGTAGCTGGTTTTATTGGTCTTATACTTGGTCCAGAAGTATTAAATATAGTGGATTTGGATATTCAAAGACTAGGTAATATCGTATACCATCTTATGGCCATAGGATTTATAGCTTTAGCATTAAAAGACAGAAATCGTGAAAAAAACAAAGAAGTTACTAAAACTGGGGCTTATATTGTCTCTACATACCTAATTCAAGGTATAGTAGGCTTAGGTGTTTCTTTAATACTAGTCAATACTTTGTATCCTGACCTATTTCCTCCATTTGGTTTACTTTTACCATTAGGATATGGTCAAGGTCCTGGTCAAGCATACTCTATAGGTACACAGTGGGAACAACTTGGTTTTTCTAATGGTGGAAATATTGGTTTATCTGTTGCAACATTAGGTTTTTTATGGGCTTGTATTATAGGTATACTTCTTATAAACTTCTTAACCCATAAGAAAAAGGCTTATAAGATTCTTGAGCCAAAAACTACTGAACCTAAAAAAATTTATGAAGAAAGTGAACAAGGAGATATACCCCTTAGTGGTTCGATAGATAGAATCTCTATTCAGTTGTTTTTAATAGGAATTGTATATTTAGCTACTTATCTTACTCTTAGAGGTTTATCTATTGTATTAAACCCATTAGGTAATTTCGGACAAACTCTATCTCAGCTTCTTTGGGGATTCCACTTTATTATAGGTACAATATATGCTATCCTTCTTAGAGTAATATTTGATTTTCAAAAGAAAAGAGGAAAAATGACACACAATTATCCAAATAACTACTTGCTACAAAGAATATCAGGTGGAGCCTTCGATTTTATGATAACTGCTTCAATATCTGCTATATCTATTTATACTCTTAAAGAATATATAGTGCCTATATTATTGATAACTTCTTTAGGAGGATTAGTTACGGTATTATATACAATCTTTTTATGTAAAAAAATATTTAAGAAACATATTCTTGAATACATAGTTGCTTTATATGGTATGTTGACTGGTACAATCTCTACTGGACTTGCTTTATTAAAAGAGGTTGACCCTAATTTTGAAACACCAGTTGCAGAAAATCTCGTATTAGGAAGTGCAATTGGATTATTCCTTGGACTACCTCTAATGTTAATATTAAATATACCTGTATTTGCATATGTATCTAATCAACCTCAAATGTATGCTTATACTTTTCTTGCATTCATAGGTTATTTAAGTGTATTATATATCTTTGTTTTAAGGAGGAAATAA
- a CDS encoding zinc dependent phospholipase C family protein — MFITTHRLISLKIYDYVKTHFNIELDKNHFMYGNVKPDIAYRLFTKSHTMKDSLGFVIEEINRIINAENITLKQFSVDLGVINHFMTDFFCSAHYYEDEIEGNMMEHIMYEYRIHNRFKKINKKDILNISDYELGKLKRSNLLKTILSVEESYKNNKWNIDNDLVHALKACFLVTSYVIERAISLHRKEKAA; from the coding sequence GTGTTCATAACTACACACAGATTAATATCTTTGAAGATATATGATTACGTTAAGACACATTTTAACATTGAATTGGACAAAAACCATTTCATGTATGGTAATGTAAAGCCAGATATAGCATATAGGTTATTTACTAAATCTCATACTATGAAGGATTCATTAGGTTTTGTAATTGAAGAAATTAATAGAATAATTAATGCTGAAAATATTACATTAAAACAATTTTCCGTAGATTTAGGAGTAATAAATCACTTTATGACTGACTTTTTCTGTAGTGCCCATTATTATGAAGATGAAATAGAAGGTAATATGATGGAGCATATTATGTACGAATACCGTATACATAATAGATTCAAAAAGATAAATAAAAAAGACATATTAAATATTTCTGACTATGAACTAGGAAAGCTTAAGAGAAGTAATTTATTAAAAACTATATTATCTGTTGAAGAATCGTATAAAAATAATAAATGGAATATAGATAATGACTTAGTCCATGCGTTGAAAGCTTGTTTCCTTGTCACCTCTTATGTAATAGAAAGAGCAATTTCATTACACAGAAAAGAAAAAGCTGCGTAG
- a CDS encoding MFS transporter, with protein sequence MTIKTEQKLKIHQKILFGIGDLAGCLSNTIIGFFYLFYLTDVVGLRPAYAGAAILLGRIWDAITDPLIGNISDRTNSRWGRRRVFLLFGSIPLGLTFFLLWTVSKNWTQFEMFIYTTITYIIHMTALTSVMVPYQTLTAEMTNDYDERTSLTAYRMLFSILGGLVGVIVPKLIVDGYSSDIKGFLIMGIVFGISVGLAPLFPFLGGRERGKPIKSSFSVKKDIKTIWENKPFRFILLMFLMTWTAINLLEAMFMYFFKYWLKLDNQFEIIVGLIFIVAAIFIPFWVKVSKHQGKRRAYILGIGFFGICIIGITFIQPGMLVTTFIMASLIGIGVSAAHVIPHSIIPDSIDYGQVQTGEQREGMYYGVLTFLQKVGTASAIGISGMVLDYVGYIPDTVQSSQVLWTIRILLGPIPGIFLLIGIICIYFYPIDRNMFQEMILEMETSKGEA encoded by the coding sequence TTGACTATAAAAACAGAACAAAAACTAAAGATTCATCAAAAAATATTATTTGGTATTGGGGATTTAGCTGGTTGCTTATCAAATACCATAATAGGCTTTTTTTATTTATTTTATTTAACTGATGTCGTAGGCTTAAGACCAGCATATGCTGGTGCAGCTATTCTACTAGGAAGAATATGGGATGCTATAACCGACCCTTTGATAGGCAATATTTCTGACCGCACTAACTCGAGATGGGGACGAAGAAGAGTGTTTCTATTATTTGGTTCTATTCCATTAGGATTAACCTTTTTCTTATTGTGGACAGTATCTAAAAATTGGACTCAATTCGAAATGTTTATATACACTACTATAACCTACATAATACACATGACAGCTTTAACTTCAGTTATGGTTCCTTATCAAACACTTACCGCAGAAATGACTAATGACTACGACGAAAGAACTTCCCTTACTGCTTATAGAATGTTATTTTCAATATTAGGTGGTTTAGTTGGAGTTATTGTACCTAAATTAATTGTTGATGGATATTCGTCTGATATTAAAGGATTTCTTATTATGGGAATCGTATTTGGTATAAGTGTAGGTTTAGCACCTCTTTTCCCTTTCTTAGGAGGTCGTGAAAGAGGTAAACCTATCAAATCTTCATTTTCAGTAAAAAAAGATATTAAAACAATATGGGAAAATAAACCCTTTAGATTTATATTACTAATGTTTTTAATGACATGGACTGCTATTAACTTACTTGAAGCTATGTTTATGTATTTCTTTAAATACTGGCTAAAGTTGGACAATCAATTTGAAATAATCGTAGGTCTTATATTCATTGTTGCAGCTATATTTATACCCTTCTGGGTTAAGGTCAGCAAACATCAAGGCAAACGTCGTGCCTACATATTAGGTATAGGTTTTTTTGGAATCTGTATTATTGGTATTACATTCATTCAACCTGGAATGCTTGTAACAACCTTTATCATGGCAAGTTTAATAGGTATAGGGGTTTCAGCTGCCCATGTTATACCCCATTCTATAATTCCAGATAGCATTGATTATGGACAAGTTCAAACTGGAGAACAACGTGAAGGTATGTACTATGGAGTTTTAACATTCCTACAAAAGGTTGGTACAGCTTCTGCTATAGGTATTTCTGGTATGGTACTTGATTATGTAGGATATATACCTGATACTGTACAGTCTAGTCAAGTATTATGGACAATTAGAATTTTATTAGGTCCTATACCCGGCATTTTTCTTTTAATAGGTATAATTTGTATATACTTTTATCCAATTGACCGAAATATGTTCCAAGAAATGATTCTTGAAATGGAAACATCAAAGGGGGAGGCTTAA
- a CDS encoding GNAT family N-acetyltransferase produces the protein MIDIIEVKDKKGLKAFIDLPWELYKDDPNWVPPLKHSMYKTLKGINNPLFMCGPHTFFLAYKDNKPIGRILVGINEKLNKEKNKKEGYISLFESINDKKVAFSLLDQAINWLKERGMNSVTGPVSPTNGDDNRGLLVKGFDGPPVLMNSYNPSYYPEFFDQYGFVKDIDLLAYYFDPNTVPEKKFKRVVEYAMKKFDFRVDKFNFKNLDREIKDMKKVLDVSMPESWEHLTPPSLEELNAEVNALKSFADPDLLYMARSNKDNEPIGFVIALPDYNQVLKKLNGKLLPFGFLKYLWYKHRITGMRIFVQFVVPKFRNKAVNGAIFYKLMVESKRKGYTYGEGSTIGEMNIESRRSVEGAGGQLYRIYRLYKKDI, from the coding sequence ATGATAGACATTATAGAAGTTAAAGATAAAAAGGGATTAAAAGCATTTATTGACTTACCGTGGGAATTATATAAAGATGACCCTAATTGGGTTCCTCCACTGAAACATAGCATGTATAAAACTCTAAAGGGAATAAATAATCCATTATTTATGTGTGGTCCTCATACATTCTTTTTAGCTTATAAGGATAATAAACCAATTGGTAGAATACTTGTTGGCATTAATGAAAAGCTAAACAAAGAAAAAAACAAAAAGGAAGGTTATATAAGTTTATTTGAATCTATAAATGATAAAAAGGTTGCTTTTTCATTACTTGACCAAGCAATAAATTGGTTAAAAGAACGTGGAATGAACTCAGTTACTGGCCCTGTATCTCCTACTAATGGAGATGACAATAGAGGACTGCTTGTTAAAGGTTTTGATGGGCCTCCTGTATTAATGAACTCATATAATCCTAGTTACTATCCTGAATTTTTCGACCAATATGGCTTTGTTAAAGACATAGATTTATTAGCATATTATTTTGATCCTAATACTGTACCAGAAAAAAAATTTAAACGAGTAGTAGAATATGCTATGAAAAAATTTGATTTTAGAGTAGATAAATTTAATTTTAAAAATCTAGATAGAGAAATTAAAGATATGAAAAAGGTCTTAGATGTGTCAATGCCTGAATCTTGGGAACATCTTACTCCACCATCCTTAGAAGAATTAAACGCTGAGGTTAATGCATTAAAATCCTTTGCAGACCCAGACTTACTTTATATGGCTCGTTCTAATAAAGACAATGAACCCATAGGTTTTGTAATAGCTTTACCAGATTATAATCAGGTGCTAAAAAAACTAAATGGTAAATTACTACCATTTGGTTTCTTAAAGTACCTATGGTATAAACATAGAATTACAGGCATGAGAATATTTGTTCAGTTTGTAGTTCCTAAATTTAGAAATAAAGCTGTAAATGGAGCAATCTTTTATAAATTAATGGTAGAAAGCAAACGTAAAGGTTATACATATGGTGAAGGCTCAACTATAGGAGAAATGAACATAGAATCTAGGCGTAGTGTAGAGGGTGCTGGAGGACAGCTTTATAGAATATATAGGCTTTACAAAAAGGATATTTAA
- a CDS encoding pyruvate carboxylase encodes MKKFKRVLVANRGEIAIRVFRACKELGIRTVAIYSKEDKNSLFRTKADESYLIGKNKGPIEAYLNIDEIISLALNKGVDAIHPGYGFLSENAEFARKCEEAGIEFIGPSYQMIEELGDKIKSKLLAQNVGVPTIPGVEKPIKSEEEALEFARKCGYPVILKAAAGGGGRGMRIVKDEKDLLTQFKSAKNEAKKAFGIDDIFIEKYLEKPKHIEVQILGDKYGNVVHLYERDCSIQRRHQKVIEFTPALCLTQVQREAICNDALKLAKAVNYRGAGTVEFLLDKDGNHYFIEMNPRIQVEHTVSEMVTGIDIVQSQILIAQGYSLDSKEIGIKSQQDIQPRGYSIQCRVTTEDPLNNFAPDTGIIDIYRTSSGFGIRLDGGNGFTGSVISPYYDSLLVKVTSWARTFEDAVRKSVRAIGELKIRGVKTNTAFLINVLNHETFLKGQCDTNFIENNPELFDITPKVDVELRVLNYIGEKVVNETKGNKKDFDVPIVPKVEDRLLSGTKQLLDDKGPNGVVDWIKNQKKLLLTDTTMRDAHQSLMATRMRTIDMTKIAKATSVLAKDLFSVEMWGGATFDVAYRFLKESPWKRLEELRKLMPNILLQMLIRGSNGVGYKNYPDNVIREFIKESAESGIDVYRIFDSLNWLKGMEVAIDEVLKCGKIAEACICYTGDILDDKKDKYTLDYYVNLAKEIEKTGVHILGIKDMSGLLKPYAAYKLVKALKNEIGIPIHLHTHDTSGNGVATILMAAEAGLDIADTAFDSMSGLTSQPPLNSVVAALENTDRETGLILDDIQKISNYWNAVRPVYSQFESGLKSGTAEIYKYEIPGGQYSNLRPQVESFGLGHRFDEVKEMYKKVNEMLGDIVKVTPSSKVVGDMAIFMVKNDLTPENIYEKAKDMSFPDSVVTYFRGMMGQPMGGFPEKLQQLVLKGEKPITCRPGELLEAEDFDKIAQKLKEKFDIEPTKKDILSYALYPKVFEEYLKYIKEHGDLSKMGSDIYFHGLNEGETCQVEIEEGKVLAIKLLEIGKLDEKGNRTLQFEVNDSRRAIKIRDKASTVAAEKSDLVQKVDPNNPLEIGASIPGTVTKMLVSPGEKVKENQTIAIIEAMKMETNITTSTSGTVEAVIAKEGQQVESGQLIIKLKA; translated from the coding sequence ATGAAGAAATTTAAAAGAGTTTTAGTAGCGAATAGAGGAGAAATTGCAATAAGGGTATTTAGAGCATGTAAAGAATTAGGAATTAGAACAGTGGCTATATATTCAAAAGAAGACAAGAACTCTCTTTTTAGAACTAAAGCAGATGAGTCATATTTGATAGGTAAAAATAAAGGGCCTATTGAAGCTTACCTTAATATAGATGAGATAATTAGCCTCGCTTTAAACAAAGGAGTAGATGCTATACATCCGGGATATGGTTTTTTATCTGAGAATGCAGAGTTTGCTAGGAAATGTGAAGAGGCTGGAATAGAGTTTATTGGACCTAGCTATCAAATGATAGAAGAACTAGGAGATAAGATTAAATCTAAACTTTTAGCACAAAATGTTGGAGTACCAACTATTCCTGGAGTTGAAAAACCAATAAAATCAGAGGAAGAAGCTTTAGAGTTTGCAAGAAAATGTGGATATCCAGTAATTCTTAAAGCTGCTGCCGGCGGCGGTGGACGAGGAATGAGGATAGTTAAGGATGAAAAGGATTTATTAACTCAATTTAAAAGTGCTAAAAATGAAGCTAAAAAAGCTTTCGGAATAGATGATATTTTCATAGAAAAATATCTAGAAAAGCCTAAACATATAGAAGTACAAATTTTAGGAGATAAATATGGGAATGTAGTCCACTTATATGAAAGGGACTGTTCAATACAAAGACGTCATCAAAAGGTAATAGAATTCACTCCTGCACTTTGTCTTACACAAGTGCAAAGAGAAGCTATTTGTAATGATGCATTAAAACTTGCAAAAGCAGTTAATTACAGAGGAGCAGGAACAGTAGAGTTTCTTTTAGATAAGGATGGAAACCACTACTTTATTGAAATGAATCCTAGGATACAAGTTGAGCATACCGTTTCAGAGATGGTTACAGGTATAGATATAGTACAAAGTCAAATTTTAATAGCTCAAGGTTATTCTTTAGATTCTAAAGAGATTGGGATTAAGAGTCAACAGGATATACAGCCTAGAGGCTATTCAATACAATGTAGGGTAACAACAGAAGACCCACTTAATAACTTTGCACCAGATACAGGAATTATTGATATATATAGAACTAGTTCAGGATTTGGTATTAGATTAGATGGAGGTAATGGTTTTACAGGCTCAGTAATAAGTCCTTATTATGATAGTTTATTAGTAAAAGTCACTTCTTGGGCTAGAACCTTTGAAGATGCCGTTCGAAAATCGGTTAGGGCAATAGGGGAGCTTAAGATTAGAGGAGTAAAAACAAATACAGCTTTTCTTATAAATGTTTTAAATCATGAAACCTTTTTGAAAGGTCAGTGTGATACTAACTTTATTGAAAATAATCCTGAACTATTTGATATAACTCCAAAGGTAGATGTAGAGCTAAGGGTATTAAACTATATAGGTGAAAAGGTAGTTAATGAGACAAAGGGAAATAAAAAGGACTTTGATGTACCTATAGTGCCTAAAGTAGAAGACAGATTGTTATCAGGTACAAAGCAACTACTAGATGACAAAGGACCTAACGGAGTTGTAGATTGGATTAAGAATCAGAAAAAGCTATTATTAACAGATACAACTATGAGGGATGCTCATCAGTCCCTTATGGCTACAAGAATGAGAACTATAGATATGACTAAAATAGCCAAAGCTACTTCAGTATTGGCTAAGGATTTATTTTCAGTTGAAATGTGGGGAGGAGCTACATTTGATGTAGCCTATAGATTCTTAAAGGAATCTCCATGGAAACGACTAGAAGAATTAAGAAAATTAATGCCAAATATATTACTACAAATGCTTATTCGTGGGTCTAATGGCGTAGGATATAAAAATTATCCTGATAATGTAATTAGAGAGTTTATAAAGGAATCAGCAGAAAGTGGGATAGATGTATATAGAATATTTGATTCCTTAAACTGGCTTAAGGGAATGGAAGTAGCAATTGATGAAGTATTAAAATGTGGGAAAATAGCAGAGGCATGTATATGCTATACAGGGGACATATTAGATGATAAAAAAGATAAATACACTTTAGATTACTATGTAAACTTAGCTAAAGAGATAGAGAAAACAGGTGTGCATATCTTAGGAATAAAGGATATGTCTGGGTTATTAAAGCCTTATGCTGCATATAAGCTTGTAAAAGCACTGAAAAATGAAATAGGTATACCAATTCATCTTCATACCCATGATACAAGTGGAAATGGTGTAGCGACAATACTAATGGCAGCAGAAGCAGGATTAGATATAGCAGATACTGCCTTTGATAGTATGTCAGGTTTAACGAGTCAACCACCATTAAATTCAGTAGTTGCAGCATTAGAAAATACAGATAGGGAAACAGGGTTAATATTAGATGACATTCAAAAAATCTCTAATTATTGGAATGCAGTTAGACCAGTATATAGTCAATTTGAATCAGGACTGAAATCAGGTACAGCAGAAATATATAAATACGAGATACCAGGAGGTCAGTATTCTAATCTTAGACCTCAGGTTGAAAGCTTTGGACTTGGTCATAGATTCGATGAAGTAAAGGAAATGTATAAAAAGGTTAATGAAATGTTAGGAGATATAGTTAAAGTAACCCCATCTTCAAAGGTAGTAGGGGATATGGCAATTTTCATGGTAAAAAATGATTTAACACCTGAAAACATATATGAAAAAGCTAAGGATATGAGTTTCCCTGATTCAGTAGTTACCTATTTCAGAGGAATGATGGGGCAGCCTATGGGTGGATTCCCTGAGAAGCTACAGCAATTAGTCTTAAAGGGTGAAAAGCCTATTACTTGTAGACCTGGGGAGCTACTTGAAGCAGAGGATTTCGATAAAATAGCACAAAAACTAAAAGAAAAGTTTGATATAGAGCCTACTAAGAAGGATATTTTAAGTTACGCTTTATATCCAAAGGTATTTGAAGAGTATCTCAAATATATTAAAGAACACGGGGATTTAAGTAAAATGGGAAGTGATATTTACTTCCATGGCTTAAATGAAGGAGAAACATGTCAAGTTGAAATAGAAGAGGGGAAAGTATTAGCTATCAAACTATTAGAAATAGGGAAACTAGATGAAAAAGGCAATAGAACACTTCAATTTGAAGTAAATGATAGTAGAAGAGCCATAAAGATACGTGATAAAGCTAGTACTGTAGCAGCAGAAAAATCTGATTTAGTACAAAAGGTTGACCCTAATAATCCATTAGAGATAGGAGCTAGTATTCCTGGTACAGTTACAAAAATGTTAGTTAGTCCAGGTGAAAAAGTGAAAGAAAATCAGACTATAGCTATTATTGAAGCTATGAAGATGGAAACAAATATTACAACTTCAACATCTGGAACAGTAGAAGCAGTAATAGCTAAAGAAGGTCAACAAGTTGAGTCAGGACAGCTAATAATTAAGCTAAAAGCTTAA